A part of Sinorhizobium chiapasense genomic DNA contains:
- a CDS encoding formate dehydrogenase subunit gamma: MNIPVPRADVGERTLAIVGELKGLEGPLLPILHEIQDEFGYVPEECLPVIARELNLSRAEVYGVVTFYHDFREHPAGRHVLKLCRAEACQSMGGDQLAERAKALLGIDFHGTTPDGAVTLEPVYCLGLCSCSPSAMLDGEVHGRVDEAELEALVAEARR; encoded by the coding sequence GTGAATATTCCTGTGCCGCGCGCAGACGTGGGCGAGCGTACACTGGCGATTGTCGGTGAACTCAAGGGGCTCGAGGGTCCGCTTCTTCCGATCCTGCACGAAATCCAGGACGAGTTCGGCTACGTGCCTGAGGAGTGCCTGCCGGTGATTGCGCGGGAGCTCAACCTTTCGCGCGCCGAGGTCTATGGCGTCGTCACCTTCTATCATGATTTCCGCGAGCATCCGGCCGGTCGCCACGTGCTGAAGCTCTGTCGCGCCGAAGCCTGCCAGTCCATGGGCGGAGACCAGCTGGCCGAACGCGCGAAGGCGCTGCTCGGCATCGATTTCCATGGGACCACGCCGGACGGAGCGGTGACGCTCGAGCCGGTCTACTGTCTCGGGCTCTGTTCCTGCTCGCCGTCGGCGATGCTCGACGGCGAGGTGCATGGCCGGGTCGACGAAGCAGAGCTTGAGGCGCTGGTCGCGGAGGCGCGCCGATGA
- a CDS encoding LysR family transcriptional regulator → MIDKLEFFLALARERHFGRAAEECGVTQPTLSAAIRQLEDQLGVMLVNRGSRYQGLTPEGQRVLEWARRIVSDTRTMREEMRAARKGLSGHIRLAAIPTTLAMVPMITAPFQEKHPDVTFSVLSTTSLQILGLLENLEIDAGLTYLENEPLGRVTSVPLQIEQYHLVTASGTPLSDRKSVTWKEVSNIRLCLLTADMQNRRIINQHFAEAGAIASPTLESNSMIVLFSHVRTGRWASIMPFNVAKSFGFHEDIRMIPIVDPDVRHTVGLVATYREPFTPLVSALLHEARILAERNKAQ, encoded by the coding sequence ATGATCGATAAGCTGGAGTTCTTCCTTGCACTTGCCCGCGAACGGCATTTCGGCCGGGCGGCGGAGGAGTGCGGCGTAACGCAGCCGACGCTGTCGGCGGCGATCCGGCAACTCGAGGACCAACTCGGCGTCATGCTCGTCAACCGCGGATCGCGTTATCAGGGTCTGACGCCCGAGGGCCAGCGGGTGCTCGAATGGGCGCGGCGGATCGTCAGCGACACCCGGACCATGCGCGAGGAAATGCGCGCGGCACGCAAGGGTCTGTCAGGGCATATCCGGCTGGCCGCGATCCCGACGACGCTTGCCATGGTGCCGATGATCACCGCGCCCTTCCAGGAAAAGCATCCGGACGTCACTTTCTCGGTGCTTTCGACCACATCGTTGCAGATTCTGGGGCTTCTGGAAAACCTCGAGATCGATGCCGGTTTGACCTATCTGGAGAACGAGCCGCTCGGCCGGGTGACGAGCGTGCCGCTGCAGATCGAGCAATATCATCTGGTTACCGCCTCCGGCACGCCGCTATCGGATCGCAAAAGCGTGACCTGGAAGGAAGTCAGCAACATTCGGCTTTGTCTATTGACCGCCGACATGCAGAACCGCCGTATCATCAATCAGCATTTTGCCGAAGCCGGCGCGATCGCCAGCCCGACGCTCGAATCGAATTCGATGATCGTGCTCTTCTCCCATGTGCGCACCGGCCGCTGGGCGAGCATCATGCCCTTTAACGTTGCGAAATCATTCGGTTTTCACGAGGATATCCGGATGATCCCGATCGTCGATCCGGATGTCCGCCACACGGTCGGCCTGGTCGCCACCTACCGCGAACCGTTCACGCCGCTGGTCTCCGCGCTGCTGCATGAGGCGCGCATCCTCGCCGAACGCAACAAAGCTCAATAG
- a CDS encoding SDR family NAD(P)-dependent oxidoreductase — MFHPALFKGMNVVVTGGGRGIGLEVARQFLDCGAHVLVHMGRTVARDRHDFLELAATEGRAFLCAADFLAAGGVESLADAVRERFDSVDVLINNAGTMVGRFPAADLTDEDYRTVVQLNQTSVVEMTRAMLPLLRKGSHPAIVNTVSISASTGGSAGSSIYSATKAFVATYSKALARELAPEGIRVNCVSPGTIATDFHERYSSPEKLEATRKTIPLGRLGTAEDCAPAYLFLASNALSGYITGQVLEVNGGQLIA; from the coding sequence ATGTTTCATCCAGCCTTGTTCAAGGGCATGAATGTGGTGGTGACCGGCGGCGGCCGTGGCATCGGGCTGGAGGTTGCGCGGCAATTTCTCGATTGCGGCGCGCATGTCCTCGTCCACATGGGCAGGACAGTCGCCCGCGACCGTCATGATTTTCTCGAATTGGCGGCAACCGAGGGCAGGGCATTCCTTTGTGCCGCCGATTTTCTTGCCGCTGGCGGCGTCGAAAGTCTGGCGGATGCCGTCCGTGAGCGGTTCGACAGCGTCGATGTCCTCATCAATAATGCAGGCACGATGGTCGGGCGCTTTCCTGCCGCCGACCTCACCGACGAAGACTACCGCACCGTCGTGCAGCTCAATCAGACGTCGGTCGTCGAGATGACGCGGGCGATGTTGCCGCTGCTGCGCAAGGGCAGCCATCCTGCGATCGTCAACACCGTGTCGATCTCCGCTTCAACCGGCGGCAGCGCCGGCTCGTCGATCTACTCCGCCACCAAGGCCTTCGTCGCGACCTATTCGAAGGCGCTGGCGCGTGAGCTGGCGCCGGAGGGCATCCGCGTCAACTGCGTCTCGCCGGGAACGATCGCCACGGATTTCCACGAGCGCTATTCATCGCCGGAAAAGCTGGAGGCGACGCGCAAGACGATCCCGCTCGGCCGGCTCGGCACCGCCGAGGATTGCGCGCCGGCCTATCTCTTCCTCGCGTCCAACGCCCTTTCGGGCTATATCACCGGCCAGGTGCTGGAGGTGAACGGCGGCCAGCTCATCGCTTGA
- a CDS encoding DeoR/GlpR family DNA-binding transcription regulator — MYLSGRQAEILELAKTEGRVLVEELAQRFSVTPQTIRKDLNDLCDARVLNRIHGGAIFPSGKENVKYDARRQIAAAEKQAIGRAAAALIPDNASLFINIGTTTEAVGEALLDHKELMVITNNINVANRLRVFPSIEVVIAGGVVRGSDGGIVGEAAVDFIKQFKVDFAVIGASAIDHDGALLDFDYREVKVAQAIIANARHVILVSDSTKFERTAPVRIGHISQVQTFITDHCIIENVRKICAEQDVRLIETDG; from the coding sequence ATGTATCTCAGCGGGCGGCAAGCGGAAATCCTGGAGCTGGCAAAAACGGAGGGGCGCGTCCTCGTTGAGGAGCTTGCCCAGCGCTTTTCGGTGACGCCACAAACGATCCGCAAGGATCTCAACGATCTCTGCGATGCAAGGGTGCTGAACCGCATTCACGGTGGCGCCATCTTCCCGAGCGGCAAGGAAAACGTCAAATACGACGCGCGCCGCCAGATCGCTGCTGCGGAAAAGCAGGCGATCGGCCGTGCCGCTGCCGCGCTTATCCCCGACAACGCCTCGCTCTTCATCAATATCGGCACCACAACCGAAGCGGTGGGAGAAGCACTGCTCGACCACAAGGAATTGATGGTCATCACCAACAACATCAATGTTGCCAACAGGTTGCGCGTTTTCCCCTCGATCGAGGTGGTGATCGCGGGCGGTGTCGTGCGCGGTTCCGACGGCGGCATCGTCGGCGAGGCCGCCGTCGACTTCATCAAGCAGTTCAAGGTGGATTTCGCCGTCATCGGAGCCTCGGCAATCGACCACGACGGCGCGCTTCTCGATTTCGATTACCGGGAAGTGAAAGTCGCCCAGGCGATCATCGCAAATGCCCGGCACGTCATTCTCGTTTCGGACTCCACGAAATTCGAACGTACGGCACCGGTCAGGATCGGTCACATCTCCCAGGTCCAGACTTTCATCACTGACCACTGCATCATTGAAAACGTTCGGAAAATATGCGCCGAACAGGACGTTCGACTGATCGAGACCGATGGCTAA
- the glpD gene encoding glycerol-3-phosphate dehydrogenase, with protein sequence MSEQTIFDVFVIGGGINGCGIARDAVGRGYSVALAEMKDFASGTSSGSTKLIHGGLRYLEYYEFRLVREALMEREVLWAMAPHVIWPMRFVLPFHKGGMRPAWLIRLGLFLYDHIGGRKQLPPTRTLDMTRDPSGLPLKRLFTKAFEYSDGWVNDARLVVLNARDAADRGARVMPRTRVVSARRNDGHWAIETENTVTGARATLRARMLVNATGPWVDRVLADAIGKNDVHNVRLVQGSHIVVKKKFDDPRAYFFQNPDGRIIFAIPYENEFTLIGTTDHDFDGNPAEAHINDAEIDYLCKAASEYFTDPVTRDDIVWTYSAVRPLFDDGASKAQEATRDYVLRLEGENGQAPLLNVFGGKLTTYRRLSESALEKIGEAIGVKGRKWTAGSSLPGGDFPAAGYDAEVASLKARYPFLANSHARRLVRLYGTRAARILGKAASEADLGKRFGADLYETEVSWLIDQEWARRAEDVLWRRTKLGLKLSPAEAAELEEYIQGAANAAA encoded by the coding sequence GTGTCAGAGCAGACGATCTTCGACGTCTTCGTCATAGGCGGCGGCATCAACGGATGCGGCATTGCACGCGATGCGGTCGGTCGGGGTTATTCCGTCGCGCTCGCCGAAATGAAAGACTTCGCCTCGGGCACCTCCTCCGGCTCCACCAAACTTATCCACGGCGGTCTGCGCTATCTCGAATATTACGAGTTTCGCCTCGTTCGCGAGGCGCTGATGGAGCGCGAGGTTTTGTGGGCGATGGCGCCGCACGTCATCTGGCCGATGCGCTTCGTGCTGCCCTTCCACAAGGGCGGCATGCGTCCCGCCTGGCTCATCCGCCTCGGCCTGTTTCTCTATGATCATATCGGCGGCCGCAAGCAGTTGCCCCCGACCCGCACGCTGGACATGACCCGCGACCCGTCGGGACTGCCGCTGAAGCGCCTTTTCACCAAGGCATTCGAATATTCCGACGGGTGGGTTAACGACGCTCGCCTGGTGGTGCTGAACGCTCGCGACGCCGCCGACCGCGGCGCACGGGTCATGCCGCGCACCCGAGTCGTCTCCGCACGCCGCAACGATGGCCACTGGGCAATCGAAACGGAAAATACGGTGACGGGCGCGCGCGCAACCCTGCGTGCCCGCATGCTCGTCAACGCCACGGGTCCCTGGGTGGATCGCGTGCTCGCCGACGCGATCGGCAAGAACGACGTGCACAATGTCCGCCTCGTCCAGGGCAGCCATATCGTCGTGAAGAAGAAGTTTGACGATCCCCGCGCCTATTTCTTCCAGAACCCGGACGGACGGATCATCTTCGCCATTCCCTACGAGAACGAGTTCACGCTGATCGGAACGACGGATCACGATTTCGACGGCAACCCGGCGGAAGCGCACATCAATGACGCCGAGATCGACTATCTTTGCAAGGCGGCGAGCGAATACTTCACTGACCCGGTAACGCGGGACGACATCGTCTGGACCTATTCGGCGGTGCGCCCGCTGTTCGACGACGGCGCCAGCAAGGCGCAGGAGGCGACCCGCGATTACGTGTTGCGCCTCGAGGGCGAGAACGGCCAGGCGCCGTTGCTCAACGTCTTCGGTGGCAAGCTCACGACCTACCGGCGGCTGAGCGAATCCGCGCTGGAAAAGATCGGCGAGGCGATTGGGGTCAAGGGCCGGAAATGGACGGCCGGGTCGAGCCTGCCGGGTGGCGATTTTCCCGCCGCCGGCTACGACGCCGAGGTCGCCAGCCTCAAGGCCCGCTACCCTTTTCTTGCCAATTCACACGCGCGCCGCCTCGTGCGGCTCTACGGCACGCGGGCGGCCCGGATTCTCGGCAAGGCGGCAAGCGAGGCCGATCTCGGAAAACGTTTCGGAGCAGACCTCTACGAAACCGAAGTCAGCTGGCTGATCGATCAGGAATGGGCGCGGCGCGCGGAGGACGTATTGTGGCGCCGGACGAAACTGGGACTGAAGCTCTCGCCGGCGGAAGCCGCGGAGCTGGAGGAATATATACAGGGCGCGGCCAACGCTGCCGCCTAG
- a CDS encoding ABC transporter ATP-binding protein — MLEMKNISKVVGGETHIHPTNLVLERGSLNVLLGPTLSGKTSLMRLMAGLDKPASGSLRFDGADVTGLPVQKRSVAMVYQQFINYPAMTVYDNIASPMRIKGADSATVDREVRKAAELLKLTPYLDRTPLNLSGGQQQRTALARAIVKNADLVLLDEPLANLDYKLREELREELPKIFSASGAIFVYATTEPSEALLLGGNTATLSEGRITQFGRTIDVYRRPIDIITARTFADPPLNTIELVKTGMDFTLDGKPVLSVPAHLSTVPDGPCTVAFQPHHLSFDPPNGGGNALTVKTAISEIAGSESFIHVGFAGARWVMLAPGVHDIEPDAVLQVFVDIRHLMVFGPDGRAIGGTA; from the coding sequence ATGCTTGAAATGAAGAATATATCCAAGGTCGTGGGCGGGGAGACGCATATCCACCCGACCAACCTTGTGCTGGAGAGGGGGTCGCTCAATGTGCTGCTCGGCCCCACGCTCTCCGGCAAAACGTCGTTGATGCGGTTGATGGCCGGTCTCGACAAGCCTGCCTCCGGTTCGCTTCGCTTCGATGGCGCCGACGTCACCGGCCTGCCGGTGCAAAAGCGCTCGGTCGCCATGGTCTACCAGCAGTTCATCAACTATCCGGCGATGACGGTCTACGACAACATCGCCTCGCCGATGCGCATCAAGGGCGCCGATAGCGCAACCGTCGACCGGGAAGTGCGCAAGGCCGCCGAACTCCTGAAGCTCACCCCCTATCTCGACCGCACGCCCTTGAACCTTTCCGGCGGCCAGCAGCAGCGCACCGCGCTTGCGCGTGCGATCGTCAAGAACGCCGATCTGGTGCTGCTCGACGAACCCCTCGCCAATCTCGACTACAAGCTGCGCGAGGAACTGCGCGAGGAATTGCCGAAGATCTTCTCCGCCTCCGGCGCAATCTTTGTTTATGCGACGACGGAACCGTCCGAGGCCTTGCTGCTCGGCGGCAATACCGCGACCCTGAGCGAGGGGCGCATCACCCAGTTCGGCCGCACCATCGATGTCTATCGCCGCCCGATCGACATCATCACCGCGCGCACTTTCGCCGATCCGCCGTTGAATACGATCGAGCTCGTGAAAACGGGAATGGATTTTACGCTCGATGGAAAGCCAGTGCTTAGCGTCCCGGCCCACCTTTCGACCGTTCCCGACGGCCCCTGCACGGTCGCCTTCCAGCCGCACCACCTTTCTTTCGATCCGCCAAACGGCGGCGGCAATGCGCTTACCGTTAAGACGGCGATCTCTGAAATCGCAGGCTCGGAGAGCTTCATTCACGTCGGCTTCGCCGGCGCGCGCTGGGTCATGCTCGCGCCCGGCGTTCACGACATCGAACCGGACGCGGTTCTTCAGGTGTTTGTCGATATACGCCACCTGATGGTCTTCGGGCCGGACGGTCGCGCGATCGGCGGCACGGCCTGA
- a CDS encoding ABC transporter ATP-binding protein, translated as MAQINLEHIRHAYGAKPKSEADYALREVHHEWNDGGAYALLGPSGCGKTTLLNIISGLINPSEGRILFDGHDVTHLSTQERNIAQVFQFPVIYDTMTVYDNLAFPLRNRHVPEAEVDRRVKEIIEMTGLGGWANKTARRLTADQKQKISLGRGLVRSDVSAILFDEPLTVIDPEMKWVLRSQIKRLHKQFGFTMVYVTHDQTEALTFADKVVVMYDGQIVQIGTPAELFERPRHTFVGYFIGSPGMNVLPATIEGSRAAVGNERIALNFQPKVTPGAKTELGIRPEFIMLGREGMPVAITKVEDIGRRKIVRARFADRPISIVVDEDGEIPAEPRVTFDPKAINIYADSWRVGEEA; from the coding sequence ATGGCACAAATCAACCTTGAACATATCCGCCACGCCTACGGCGCCAAGCCAAAGTCGGAAGCGGACTACGCCCTGAGAGAAGTGCATCACGAGTGGAACGACGGCGGCGCCTATGCGCTGCTCGGTCCTTCCGGATGCGGCAAGACCACGCTTCTCAACATCATTTCCGGCCTCATCAATCCGTCGGAAGGCCGCATCCTCTTCGATGGCCACGATGTCACGCATCTGTCCACCCAGGAACGCAACATCGCCCAGGTGTTCCAGTTCCCGGTGATCTACGACACGATGACGGTCTACGACAATCTCGCCTTCCCGCTGCGCAACCGGCACGTGCCGGAGGCGGAGGTCGACCGGCGCGTCAAGGAGATCATCGAGATGACGGGGCTCGGCGGCTGGGCGAACAAGACGGCCCGGAGATTGACTGCCGACCAGAAGCAGAAGATCTCGCTCGGCCGCGGCCTGGTGCGCTCGGACGTCAGCGCCATCCTCTTCGACGAACCGCTGACGGTCATCGACCCCGAGATGAAATGGGTGCTGCGCTCCCAGATCAAGCGGCTGCACAAGCAGTTCGGCTTCACCATGGTCTATGTCACGCACGACCAGACCGAGGCGCTGACCTTCGCCGACAAGGTCGTCGTCATGTATGACGGCCAGATCGTCCAGATCGGCACGCCGGCCGAACTCTTCGAGCGGCCCCGCCATACCTTCGTCGGCTATTTCATCGGCTCGCCGGGCATGAACGTCCTGCCGGCGACGATCGAAGGCAGCAGGGCGGCGGTAGGCAACGAGCGCATCGCCCTAAATTTCCAGCCGAAGGTTACGCCCGGCGCCAAAACCGAACTTGGCATCCGCCCGGAGTTCATCATGCTTGGGCGCGAAGGCATGCCGGTCGCGATCACCAAGGTCGAGGACATCGGACGCCGCAAGATCGTCCGCGCCCGCTTCGCCGACCGGCCGATCTCGATCGTCGTCGACGAGGACGGCGAAATTCCCGCCGAGCCGCGCGTCACCTTCGATCCGAAGGCAATCAACATCTACGCCGATTCCTGGCGCGTCGGAGAGGAGGCCTGA
- a CDS encoding carbohydrate ABC transporter permease, with translation MEKTWNNKAWFMVLPVLVLVAFSAVIPLMTVVNYSVQDTFGNNEFFWAGTDWFLDVLESDRFWDALIRNLIFSAIILTIQIPLGIVIALNMPKKGIGVPICLVLMALPLLIPWNVVGTIWQVFGRVDIGLLGRTLASLGINYNYVQNPLDAWVTLIVMDVWHWTSLVVLLCYAGLVSISDAYYQAAKIDGASRWSVFRYIQLPKMKRVLLIAFLLRFMDSFMIYTEPFVVTGGGPGNSTTFLSIDLVKMAIGQFDLGPAAALSIIYFLIILLLSWIFYTVMTTSDAQG, from the coding sequence ATGGAAAAAACCTGGAACAACAAGGCCTGGTTCATGGTCCTGCCGGTGCTGGTGCTCGTCGCCTTCTCCGCCGTGATCCCGCTTATGACGGTCGTCAACTATTCGGTGCAGGACACTTTCGGCAACAACGAGTTCTTCTGGGCCGGCACCGACTGGTTCCTGGATGTGCTCGAGTCCGACCGTTTCTGGGATGCGCTCATCCGCAACCTGATCTTCTCGGCGATCATCCTGACGATCCAGATTCCGCTCGGCATCGTGATCGCACTCAATATGCCGAAGAAGGGCATCGGCGTCCCGATCTGCCTGGTGCTGATGGCGCTGCCGCTGCTCATTCCGTGGAACGTCGTCGGCACCATCTGGCAGGTCTTCGGTCGTGTCGATATCGGACTGCTCGGACGTACGCTCGCATCGCTCGGCATCAACTACAATTATGTGCAGAACCCGCTCGACGCCTGGGTGACGCTGATTGTCATGGACGTCTGGCACTGGACCAGCCTCGTCGTGCTCCTCTGCTATGCCGGCCTCGTGTCGATCTCGGACGCCTACTACCAGGCGGCCAAGATCGACGGCGCCTCGCGCTGGTCCGTCTTCCGCTACATCCAGCTTCCGAAGATGAAGCGCGTGCTCTTGATCGCATTCCTGCTGCGCTTCATGGACAGTTTCATGATCTACACGGAACCTTTCGTCGTCACCGGCGGTGGTCCGGGCAATTCAACGACCTTCCTGTCGATCGATCTCGTCAAGATGGCCATCGGCCAATTCGACCTCGGCCCGGCCGCAGCCCTCTCGATCATCTACTTCCTCATCATCCTGCTGCTCTCGTGGATCTTCTACACGGTGATGACCACCAGCGATGCGCAAGGCTGA
- a CDS encoding carbohydrate ABC transporter permease — translation MKTNTQPLSQRLSWLVPTVYIVFLLLPIYWLVNMSFKETGEILSTFSLWPQNPTLRNYRVIFTDPSWYNGYINSITYVVMNTVISVSVALPAAYAFSRYRFLGDKHLFFWLLTNRMAPPAVFALPFFQLYSAFGLIDTHIAVAIAHCLFNVPLAVWILEGFMSGVPKEIDETAYIDGYSFPRFFVKIFVPLIASGIGVAAFFCFMFSWVELLIARTLTTTDAKPIAATMTRTVSASGLDWGVLAAAGVLTIIPGALVIYFVRNYIAKGFALGRV, via the coding sequence ATGAAAACCAATACACAACCGCTCTCGCAGCGCCTCTCCTGGCTGGTGCCGACGGTCTATATCGTCTTCCTGCTCCTGCCGATCTATTGGCTGGTCAATATGAGCTTCAAGGAGACGGGCGAGATCCTCAGCACGTTCTCGCTCTGGCCGCAGAACCCGACCCTCCGGAACTACCGGGTGATCTTCACCGACCCCTCATGGTACAACGGCTACATCAACTCGATCACCTACGTGGTGATGAACACGGTGATCTCGGTCTCCGTGGCGTTGCCGGCGGCCTACGCCTTCTCGCGCTACCGCTTCCTCGGGGACAAGCATCTGTTCTTCTGGCTGCTGACGAACCGGATGGCGCCGCCGGCCGTTTTCGCGCTGCCCTTCTTCCAGCTCTATTCCGCCTTCGGCCTGATCGACACGCACATCGCGGTCGCGATCGCGCACTGCCTCTTCAACGTGCCGCTGGCGGTCTGGATTCTCGAAGGTTTCATGTCGGGCGTGCCGAAGGAGATCGACGAGACGGCCTATATCGACGGCTACTCCTTCCCGCGCTTCTTCGTAAAAATCTTCGTGCCGCTGATCGCATCCGGCATCGGCGTTGCCGCCTTCTTCTGCTTCATGTTCTCCTGGGTCGAACTCCTGATCGCCCGTACGCTCACGACCACCGATGCCAAGCCGATCGCGGCCACCATGACCCGCACCGTCTCGGCGTCCGGTCTCGACTGGGGCGTGCTTGCCGCCGCCGGCGTGCTGACGATCATCCCCGGCGCCCTCGTCATCTATTTCGTTCGCAACTACATCGCCAAGGGCTTCGCCCTGGGGAGGGTCTGA
- a CDS encoding DUF2160 domain-containing protein has translation METIATRKNRWPVALVAVLVIYVVAAGLLVSALPVEDGKRDWFAPLIPGGWMAWSFPTAMFFLTIFALLSLMAVWEYARPGGNPRVGILRFETTRGDRLFVSLLGSAYIHLGWLGLVGTNLWWAVALSVVYAIGVFRYV, from the coding sequence ATGGAAACCATCGCCACTCGCAAGAACCGCTGGCCCGTCGCACTTGTCGCCGTGCTCGTCATTTATGTCGTCGCTGCGGGCCTGCTCGTTTCCGCCCTGCCGGTCGAGGACGGCAAGCGCGACTGGTTCGCCCCGCTGATCCCCGGCGGCTGGATGGCCTGGTCCTTCCCGACCGCCATGTTCTTTCTGACGATCTTCGCGCTGCTGTCTCTGATGGCCGTCTGGGAATATGCCCGGCCCGGAGGCAATCCGCGCGTCGGCATCCTGCGCTTCGAAACGACCCGCGGCGACCGGCTCTTCGTCTCGCTGCTCGGATCCGCCTACATTCATCTCGGCTGGCTGGGGCTCGTCGGCACAAACCTCTGGTGGGCGGTTGCGCTCTCCGTGGTCTATGCCATCGGTGTCTTCCGCTACGTCTGA
- a CDS encoding ABC transporter substrate-binding protein, giving the protein MRRHLLTTTAAMLLALTGSAYAGMDEAKAFLDNEIGDLSALDRAAQEAEMQWFVDAAKPFAGMEIKVVSETITTHEYESKTLAKAFSDITGIKITHDLIGEGDVVEKLQTQMQSGENVYDAYINDSDLIGTHWRYQQARSLTDFMANEGKDVTNPNLDIDDFIGKSFTTAPDGKLYQLPDQQFANLYWFRYDWFNDPKIQEEFKAKYGYDLGVPVNWSAYEDIAEFFNGREIDGKKVYGHMDYGKKDPSLGWRFTDAWLSMAGNGDKGIPNGKPVDEWGIRVDENSRPVGSCVARGGDTNGPASVYAIQKYLDWLKAYAPAAAQGMTFSESGPVPSQGEIAQQMFTYTAFTADFVKEGLPVVNADGTPKWRFAPSPHGVYWKDGMKLGYQDAGSWTILKSTPDDRAKAAWLYAQFVTSKTVDVKKSHVGLTFIRQSTLDHPSFTDRAPKLGGLIEFYRSPARLQWSPTGTNVPDYPKLAQLWWQAIGDASSGAKTAQEAMDSLCAEQEKVLQRLERAGIQGDIGPKLAEEHDLEFWNAEAVKAGSLAPQLKVENEKEKPITVNYDELVKSWQTN; this is encoded by the coding sequence ATGCGACGGCATCTTCTAACGACGACCGCAGCAATGTTGCTGGCTCTCACCGGCTCGGCCTATGCCGGCATGGATGAGGCAAAGGCGTTCCTGGACAATGAAATCGGCGACCTCTCGGCGCTCGACCGCGCCGCCCAGGAAGCGGAAATGCAATGGTTCGTCGATGCGGCGAAGCCCTTTGCCGGCATGGAAATCAAGGTCGTCTCAGAAACGATCACGACCCATGAATATGAATCGAAGACCCTCGCCAAGGCCTTCTCCGACATTACCGGCATCAAGATCACCCACGATCTGATCGGCGAAGGCGACGTCGTCGAAAAGCTGCAGACGCAGATGCAGTCGGGCGAAAACGTCTATGACGCTTACATCAACGACTCGGATCTGATCGGTACGCATTGGCGCTACCAGCAGGCCCGCAGCCTGACGGATTTCATGGCGAACGAGGGCAAGGACGTCACCAACCCCAACCTCGACATCGACGACTTCATCGGCAAGTCCTTCACCACCGCTCCGGACGGCAAGCTGTACCAGTTGCCCGACCAGCAGTTCGCGAACCTCTACTGGTTCCGCTACGACTGGTTCAACGATCCGAAGATCCAGGAAGAGTTTAAGGCAAAATACGGCTACGACCTCGGCGTTCCGGTCAACTGGTCGGCCTATGAGGACATCGCCGAGTTCTTCAATGGTCGCGAGATCGACGGCAAGAAGGTCTACGGCCACATGGATTACGGCAAGAAGGACCCGTCTCTCGGTTGGCGGTTCACCGACGCCTGGCTGTCGATGGCCGGCAACGGCGACAAGGGTATCCCGAACGGCAAGCCGGTCGACGAGTGGGGCATCAGGGTCGACGAGAATTCGCGTCCCGTCGGATCCTGCGTTGCGCGCGGCGGTGACACCAACGGCCCTGCGTCGGTCTATGCCATCCAGAAGTATCTCGACTGGCTGAAGGCCTATGCTCCGGCTGCTGCCCAGGGCATGACCTTCTCGGAATCCGGTCCGGTACCGTCGCAGGGTGAGATCGCCCAGCAGATGTTCACCTATACGGCGTTCACCGCGGACTTCGTGAAGGAGGGCCTGCCGGTCGTGAACGCGGACGGCACGCCGAAGTGGCGTTTTGCCCCGAGCCCGCATGGCGTCTACTGGAAGGACGGCATGAAGCTCGGCTATCAGGACGCCGGTTCCTGGACGATCCTGAAGTCCACTCCGGACGACCGCGCCAAGGCCGCGTGGCTCTACGCGCAGTTCGTGACCTCCAAGACCGTGGACGTGAAGAAGAGCCATGTCGGCCTCACCTTCATCCGCCAGTCGACGCTCGATCATCCGAGCTTCACCGACCGCGCACCGAAGCTTGGCGGCCTGATCGAGTTCTACCGTTCGCCAGCCCGCCTGCAGTGGTCGCCGACCGGCACGAACGTACCTGACTATCCGAAGCTGGCTCAGCTCTGGTGGCAGGCGATCGGCGATGCTTCCTCCGGCGCCAAGACCGCCCAGGAGGCCATGGACTCGCTTTGCGCCGAGCAGGAGAAGGTGCTGCAGCGCCTCGAGCGCGCCGGCATCCAGGGCGACATCGGCCCGAAGCTCGCCGAAGAGCACGACCTCGAATTCTGGAACGCGGAAGCCGTCAAGGCAGGCAGCCTCGCCCCGCAACTGAAGGTCGAGAACGAGAAGGAAAAGCCGATCACCGTCAACTACGACGAACTGGTCAAGAGCTGGCAGACGAACTAA